In a single window of the Pirellulales bacterium genome:
- a CDS encoding 2-phosphosulfolactate phosphatase, producing MYSTLAVHFLPSLTSAAELAAGVVVVVDVLRASTTITAALASGAHEVVPCLEIEEARQKRSQWKETPQSPEPPLLGGERGGLPISGFDLGNSPRDFSPAAVRHRTLIFTTTNGTQALKICTAAARVLIGAPANFSAVASQLDGKKPIHILCAGTRGRITREDVFFAGAIVERLTQSHSPLTDVNDEARIACDVWQSAMGSIRPPDPRANQRIAEVLLQTQGGMNLTSVGLQADINDAAEVDRYDFVPEFDTTNWRIYRP from the coding sequence ATGTATAGCACGCTTGCCGTCCATTTCCTGCCGTCGCTCACCTCTGCCGCGGAATTGGCCGCCGGAGTGGTCGTGGTGGTCGATGTACTGCGAGCATCGACGACGATTACGGCGGCCTTAGCCAGCGGTGCCCATGAGGTCGTTCCGTGCTTGGAAATCGAGGAAGCCCGGCAAAAAAGGTCGCAGTGGAAAGAAACGCCCCAATCGCCCGAGCCACCCCTGCTCGGCGGCGAGCGCGGCGGATTGCCGATTTCGGGCTTTGACCTGGGAAACTCGCCACGCGATTTTTCGCCAGCGGCCGTTCGTCATCGCACGCTGATCTTTACGACGACCAATGGCACGCAGGCTTTGAAGATTTGCACGGCGGCAGCGCGGGTATTGATCGGCGCGCCGGCGAATTTTTCGGCCGTCGCATCACAACTTGACGGAAAGAAGCCGATCCACATTTTGTGCGCCGGCACGCGCGGCCGGATTACGCGGGAAGACGTGTTTTTCGCCGGCGCGATTGTCGAGCGTCTGACCCAATCGCACAGCCCCCTGACCGATGTGAACGACGAAGCCCGCATCGCCTGCGACGTTTGGCAAAGCGCAATGGGGAGCATCCGGCCGCCAGATCCCCGCGCCAACCAGCGGATTGCGGAAGTTCTCTTGCAAACGCAAGGGGGCATGAACCTAACCAGCGTCGGCTTGCAAGCCGACATCAATGATGCGGCCGAGGTCGATCGGTATGATTTCGTGCCGGAGTTTGATACGACGAATTGGAGAATTTATCGACCGTAG
- the ubiE gene encoding bifunctional demethylmenaquinone methyltransferase/2-methoxy-6-polyprenyl-1,4-benzoquinol methylase UbiE, with translation MPVDKSETRVRRMFGEIAPRYDYLNHLLSMGTDKYWRWRTVRRVPPNGDAPLLDLCTGTGDLALAYAKRLGGGGCIVGADFCHEMLAIGRSKAERAGCNGRVTFIEADAQHLPFPDDHFQIVCVAFGLRNITDTDRGLSEMARVCRPGGRVAVLEFSMPRWQPFRGLYRWYFRRVLPKVGQALMRNQSAAYNYLPESVGEFPDGEALAARMRAAGLSDVKYWPLTLGVATLYVGIK, from the coding sequence ATGCCCGTCGATAAGTCCGAAACTCGCGTTCGACGGATGTTTGGTGAAATTGCTCCGCGGTACGACTACTTGAACCACCTGCTGTCGATGGGGACCGACAAGTATTGGCGGTGGCGAACGGTTCGTCGTGTGCCGCCGAACGGTGACGCCCCGCTTCTCGATTTATGCACCGGAACGGGCGATTTGGCGCTGGCCTATGCCAAGCGGCTGGGCGGTGGCGGCTGCATCGTCGGAGCCGATTTTTGCCATGAAATGCTGGCGATCGGCCGCTCCAAGGCCGAACGCGCTGGATGTAACGGTCGCGTGACTTTTATCGAGGCCGACGCCCAACACTTGCCGTTTCCCGACGACCATTTTCAAATCGTCTGCGTTGCCTTCGGCCTGCGGAACATCACCGACACCGATCGAGGACTGAGCGAAATGGCGAGGGTCTGCCGCCCCGGTGGCCGAGTGGCCGTGCTTGAGTTTTCGATGCCCCGCTGGCAGCCATTCCGCGGCCTCTACCGTTGGTACTTCCGCCGCGTCCTGCCGAAGGTCGGTCAAGCACTGATGCGGAACCAGTCGGCAGCCTACAATTATCTGCCCGAGAGCGTCGGCGAATTTCCCGACGGCGAGGCGCTGGCCGCTCGAATGCGCGCCGCGGGGCTGAGCGATGTAAAGTATTGGCCGCTGACACTGGGTGTGGCGACGCTGTATGTAGGAATCAAATAA
- a CDS encoding UbiX family flavin prenyltransferase, with product MSPVVLAITGASGAIYGVRLLEVLLAAKRTVYLTISPSGVAVLKEELGLAINIEQFSQKDLFERRSHAPREERHRQMPASQSDSDTPPRQLAERDDSLVYCHHQDLMSPIASGSFLTAGMVVCPCSGSTLAAIAHSMGSNLIHRAAEVHLKERRKLVLVPRETPLSLPQIDNMRKATEAGAVVLPASPGFYHGPKSIDDLADFVVGRICDQLGVEKELIQRWGSRR from the coding sequence ATGTCTCCCGTCGTCCTTGCCATCACCGGAGCCAGCGGCGCGATTTACGGAGTGCGGCTATTGGAAGTGCTGCTTGCGGCGAAGCGGACGGTGTATCTGACGATTAGCCCGTCGGGAGTCGCGGTGCTGAAAGAGGAGCTAGGTCTAGCGATAAACATCGAGCAGTTTTCGCAAAAAGACTTGTTCGAACGTCGATCTCACGCTCCGCGAGAGGAAAGACATCGGCAAATGCCTGCTAGCCAATCCGACAGCGACACTCCACCCCGGCAGCTCGCCGAGCGAGATGACTCTCTTGTGTACTGCCACCATCAAGACCTTATGTCTCCCATTGCCAGCGGCTCGTTTTTAACTGCCGGCATGGTCGTCTGCCCCTGTTCCGGCAGCACGCTGGCGGCGATTGCCCACTCGATGGGGAGCAATCTCATTCATCGCGCCGCCGAGGTTCACCTCAAGGAACGACGCAAGTTGGTGCTGGTCCCGCGGGAGACGCCGCTGTCGCTACCGCAGATTGACAACATGCGCAAGGCGACCGAAGCCGGCGCGGTTGTCCTGCCGGCCAGCCCGGGGTTTTATCATGGGCCAAAGTCAATCGACGACTTGGCGGATTTTGTTGTGGGGAGGATTTGCGATCAATTGGGAGTAGAGAAGGAGTTGATTCAACGTTGGGGAAGTCGGCGGTAG